In Mus caroli chromosome 9, CAROLI_EIJ_v1.1, whole genome shotgun sequence, a single window of DNA contains:
- the Tmem202 gene encoding transmembrane protein 202 isoform X2: MERKEQTMTFYSPEVVKIKGDLRYQRPTLPTNQQSISTQKRQQYVNEACTYIRMFCGSLSGFSVLLLACTSPLNLVQFLVNNNGLELKAGLWTLCYHELCWSHTPKPPYYLQYSRALFLLSILFMLIGLGLLLSSCRPAERMMSAELDLKVSMLSFCSGIISFLNFITFQFHPPDEGVSADPWQKSRLGIGPVPKTLSATAERSRSEMQFLSGRQEKLQNVRKGKLATTRL; this comes from the exons atggagagaaaggaacaaaCCATGACCTTTTACAGTCCTGAGGTCGTCAAAATAAAGGGGGACCTGAGATACCAACGG CCTACCCTTCCTACCAACCAACAATCCATATCGACCCAGAAGCGACAGCAGTATGTGAATGAGGCTTGCACCTACATCCGGATGTTCTGTGGTAGCCTCTCTGGCTTTAGTGTCTTGCTACTGGCCTGCACATCCCCACTGAACTTGGTGCAGTTCCTGGTGAACaacaatggccttgaactcaaagcagGACTCTGGACCTTATGCTACCATGAGCTGTGCTGGAGCCACACACCCAAGCCACCCT ATTACCTCCAGTACTCCAGAGCCTtgttcctcctctccatcctcttcatGCTTATCGGCCTTGGCTTGCTCTTAAGCTCTTGCCGCCCTGCAGAAAGAATGATGTCCGCTGAGTTGGATCTGAAGGTGTCCATGCTCAGCTTCTGCTCAG GGATCATCTCTTTTCTCAACTTCATAACTTTCCAATTCCATCCTCCTGATGAGGGTGTCAGCGCGGATCCATGGCAGAAGTCCAGGCTGGGCATTGGGCCAGTGCCAAAAACACTGTCTGCTACAGCTGAAAGGTCACGTTCTGAGATGCAGTTTCTAAGTGGGAGACAGGAAAAACTACAGAATGTGAGAAAGGGAAAACTAGCTACCACAAGACTGTGA
- the Tmem202 gene encoding transmembrane protein 202 isoform X1 produces MERKEQTMTFYSPEVVKIKGDLRYQRPTLPTNQQSISTQKRQQYVNEACTYIRMFCGSLSGFSVLLLACTSPLNLVQFLVNNNGLELKAGLWTLCYHELCWSHTPKPPYYLQYSRALFLLSILFMLIGLGLLLSSCRPAERMMSAELDLKVSMLSFCSAVSLLLCLNLFLAQVELYTKNAMEYEFLWTYYLSWCSEVLYICVGIISFLNFITFQFHPPDEGVSADPWQKSRLGIGPVPKTLSATAERSRSEMQFLSGRQEKLQNVRKGKLATTRL; encoded by the exons atggagagaaaggaacaaaCCATGACCTTTTACAGTCCTGAGGTCGTCAAAATAAAGGGGGACCTGAGATACCAACGG CCTACCCTTCCTACCAACCAACAATCCATATCGACCCAGAAGCGACAGCAGTATGTGAATGAGGCTTGCACCTACATCCGGATGTTCTGTGGTAGCCTCTCTGGCTTTAGTGTCTTGCTACTGGCCTGCACATCCCCACTGAACTTGGTGCAGTTCCTGGTGAACaacaatggccttgaactcaaagcagGACTCTGGACCTTATGCTACCATGAGCTGTGCTGGAGCCACACACCCAAGCCACCCT ATTACCTCCAGTACTCCAGAGCCTtgttcctcctctccatcctcttcatGCTTATCGGCCTTGGCTTGCTCTTAAGCTCTTGCCGCCCTGCAGAAAGAATGATGTCCGCTGAGTTGGATCTGAAGGTGTCCATGCTCAGCTTCTGCTCAG CTGTCAGCTTGCTCCTCTGCCTCAACCTGTTTCTGGCGCAGGTTGAATTGTACACAAAGAATGCCATGGAGTATGAGTTCCTGTGGACCTACTATCTTAGTTGGTGCAGTGAGGTCTTATATATCTGTGTTG GGATCATCTCTTTTCTCAACTTCATAACTTTCCAATTCCATCCTCCTGATGAGGGTGTCAGCGCGGATCCATGGCAGAAGTCCAGGCTGGGCATTGGGCCAGTGCCAAAAACACTGTCTGCTACAGCTGAAAGGTCACGTTCTGAGATGCAGTTTCTAAGTGGGAGACAGGAAAAACTACAGAATGTGAGAAAGGGAAAACTAGCTACCACAAGACTGTGA